In a genomic window of Salminus brasiliensis chromosome 12, fSalBra1.hap2, whole genome shotgun sequence:
- the usp22 gene encoding ubiquitin carboxyl-terminal hydrolase 22 gives MCPAGCSHVNGFKVDNWKQNLRVIYQCFVWSGTAETRRRKAKSCICHMCGAHLNRLHSCLYCVFFGCFSKKHIHEHAKNKRHNLAIDLLYGGIYCFACQDYIYDKDLEQIAKEEQRKAWKLQGVGEKFSTWEPTKRELELLRHNPKRRKITTNCTIGLRGLINLGNTCFMNCIVQALTHTPLLRDFFLSDRHKCEMQSNSCLVCEMSQLFQEFYSGHRSPHIPFRLLHLVWTHARHLAGYEQQDAHEFLIAALDVLHRHCKGDDNGKKANNPNHCNCIIDQIFTGGLQSDVTCQVCHGVSTTIDPFWDISLDLPGSSTPFWPLSPGGDSGVVNGEGHLTGSTTLTDCLRRFTRPEHLGSSAKIKCGGCHSYQESTKQLTMKKLPIVACFHLKRFEHSAKLRRKITTYVSFPLELDMTPFMASSKESRVNGQYQQPVDVLNNDNKYSLFAVVNHQGTLESGHYTSFIRQHKDQWFKCDDAIITKASIKDVLDSEGYLLFYHKQFLEYE, from the exons gccaaGTCGTGCATCTGTCATATGTGTGGTGCTCACCTGAACAGGCTCCACTCTTGCCTCTACTGCGTCTTCTTTGGATGCTTCTCCAAGAAACACATTCATGAACATGCCAAAAACAAACGACACAACCTAG CTATCGATTTGTTATATGGTGGTATTTATTGCTTTGCCTGTCAAGACTACATATACGACAAAGACTTGGAACAGATTGCTAAAGAAGAACAGAGGAAAGCCTGGAAACTGCAAG GTGTGGGAGAAAAGTTTTCAACATGGGAGCCCACCAAGCGGGAGCTGGAGTTGCTACGGCACAATCCAAAACGGAGAAAAATCACTACCAACTGCACTATAG GTTTACGGGGATTGATCAACCTGGGCAACACTTGCTTCATGAACTGCATCGTCCAGGCACTGACCCACACACCGCTGCTGAGAGACTTCTTCCTGTCAGACCGGCACAAATGCGAAATGCAATCCAACTCCTGTCTGGTGTGTGAGATGTCTCAGCTGTTTCAGGAG TTCTACTCGGGTCACCGCTCTCCTCACATCCCCTTCCGGCTGCTGCACCTGGTGTGGACGCATGCACGCCACCTGGCTGGCTATGAACAGCAGGATGCACACGAGTTTCTCATCGCTGCCCTGGATGTCCTGCACCGACACTGCAAAG GTGACGACAATGGGAAGAAGGCCAACAACCCGAATCATTGTAACTGCATCATTGACCAAATCTTCACTGGTGGACTGCAGTCAGACGTGACCTGCCAAGTCTGCCA TGGTGTTTCCACAACGATAGACCCATTCTGGGACATCAGCCTGGACCTGCCGGGCTCATCCACACCGTTCTGGCCCCTGAGCCCGGGGGGTGACAGCGGTGTGGTCAATGGCGAGGGTCACCTGACTGGCTCCACCACACTCACAGACTGTCTGCGCAG ATTTACTCGGCCTGAGCATCTAGGAAGCAGTGCCAAAATCAAATGTGGTGGTTGCCATAGCTACCAAGAGTCTACTAAACAACTGACAATGAAGAAGCTTCCCATAGTTGCATGTTTTCATCTGAAA CGCTTTGAGCATTCAGCCAAGTTGAGGAGAAAGATCACTACATATGTGTCCTTCCCCCTAGAGCTGGACATGACTCCTTTTATGGCCTCCAG TAAGGAGAGCAGAGTAAATGGTCAGTACCAGCAGCCAGTAGACGTGTTAAACAACGACAATAA GTATTCCTTGTTTGCAGTGGTAAATCACCAAGGCACTTTGGAAAGCGGCCACTACACCagcttcatccgacaacacaagGACCAGTGGTTTAAATGTGATGACGCCATCATCACTAAGGCCAGCATTAAAGATGTGCTGGACAGTGAAGG GTATTTGTTATTCTACCATAAACAGTTCCTTGAATACGAGTAG
- the LOC140574456 gene encoding somatostatin receptor type 2-like produces MDPWIFPSSPPNLSEPLMYDSFGNESDITLRNGTDNSFTKTGTVVITFIYFVVCAVGLSGNALVIYVILRYAKMKTVTNIYILNLAVADVLFMLSLPFIAIQLALVHWPFGAALCRVVMTVDSLNQFTSIFCLMVMSIDRYLAVVHPIKSTKWRKPRVAKTINLAVWVVSLLVNMPIVIYSGLITKPEGCFCTIVWPEPEEAYYTAFMFYTFFLGFFLPLMVICLCYLLIIVKVKSSGIRVGSSKRKRSERKVTRMVSIVVAVFVFCWLPFYVFNVTSVTGSISTTPVLRSTFAFVVVLGYANSCANPILYAFLSENFKKSFQNVLCLKKVVGLDEIERSDSRQDKSRMMNDPTETQSTLLNGDLQTSI; encoded by the coding sequence ATGGATCCTTGGATATTTCCATCCTCTCCCCCAAACTTGTCTGAGCCCCTCATGTATGACAGCTTCGGCAATGAGTCAGACATAACCTTGAGGAATGGCACAGACAACAGCTTCACCAAGACCGGTACTGTGGTCATCACTTTTATCTATTTTGTGGTTTGTGCTGTAGGGCTCAGTGGCAACGCCCTGGTCATCTATGTTATTTTACGTTATGCCAAGATGAAGACAGTCACTAACATCTATATCCTCAACCTGGCTGTGGCCGATGTCCTCTTTATGTTGAGCCTGCCTTTCATTGCCATTCAACTAGCCCTGGTTCACTGGCCCTTCGGAGCAGCGCTGTGCCGTGTGGTCATGACCGTTGATTCTCTAAATCAGTTCACCAGCATTTTCTGCCTGATGGTGATGAGTATTGACCGCTACTTGGCTGTGGTGCACCCCATCAAGTCCACCAAATGGAGAAAACCTCGGGTGGCCAAGACTATCAACCTGGCAGTGTGGGTTGTCTCCCTACTGGTCAATATGCCCATTGTCATTTACAGTGGCTTGATAACAAAGCCAGAAGGCTGTTTCTGCACCATCGTGTGGCCCGAGCCGGAGGAGGCTTATTACACAGCCTTTATGTTCTACACCTTCTTCCTGGGCTTCTTCCTGCCACTGATGGTCATTTGCCTGTGCTACCTGCTCATCATTGTCAAAGTGAAGTCTTCAGGGATACGTGTTGGCTCCTCCAAGAGGAAGCGCTCAGAGCGGAAGGTGACACGCATGGTTTCCATTGTGGTGGCTGTATTTGTCTTCTGTTGGCTGCCTTTTTACGTCTTCAACGTGACATCAGTGACGGGCTCCATCAGCACCACACCTGTGTTGAGGAGCACCTTCGCCTTTGTGGTTGTGCTGGGATATGCCAACAGTTGTGCCAACCCCATTTTGTATGCCTTCTTGTCTGAGAACTTCAAGAAGAGCTTCCAGAATGTCCTATGCCTGAAGAAGGTAGTTGGACTTGATGAGATTGAGCGTAGTGACAGTAGGCAGGACAAGTCACGCATGATGAACGATCCCACGGAGACTCAGAGCACACTGCTGAACGGAGACCTGCAGACCAGCATCTGA